One Cryptomeria japonica chromosome 9, Sugi_1.0, whole genome shotgun sequence genomic window carries:
- the LOC131048286 gene encoding protein NO VEIN-like, producing the protein MATPREHIEQIRREKFSIGREENPLVEDLHHAVKHLSAEIYTKDVHFLMELIQNAEDNDYAAEVEPSVEFVITNRDITGVGAPASLLVFNNEKGFTSKNTESVCSVGRSTKKGKRQGGDYIGEKGIGFKSLFSASGHPYIFSNGYQIRFNEIPSPVTKIGYIVPEWVDDKPSLQDILNVYGGRSVQDLPNTVIILPLRHEKVEAVKEQLANVRPEMILFLSKIKRFSIREENQKRINLISVSKETAFQSNKNEESESFILHLSAQENEECSYYMWRQRFPVKKENRVEGRDEVDNWVITLALPQDQRVTTTRNKINAGIYAFFPTEMVTGLPLIIQADFMLVSSRESIRWDNKWNQGILECIPAAFCSAFAFLVQSVESAPQSSRSYCYDKYLPIHPLSYPQLESVRQAIQIRLKTEKIILCEGQSNTYCTPSRARRILPAFREILQKSANHPNALCFNGVLVIHPCMDILQSFLGSALLCFVEEHWMESDFFFNLLSFPLLKYHNDSCPHAVDWTNIFHVVSSQHGIYFSQSMNDAEWPIRWNKELGGTTRYKFIPKAIQTAISHLRDNQRTSLLQWLSRNAKTTEISLSSFIEKVIEDVYVSESKEFVVRVAQFLHFSAANN; encoded by the exons ATGGCAACTCCAAGAGAGCATATTGAACAGATAAGGAGGGAGAAGTTCTCAATCGGTAGAGAAGAAAATCCACTTGTTGAAGACCTTCATCATGCTGTTAAGCATCTGTCTGCAGAGATTTATACAAAGGATGTCCATTTTCTTATGGAACTGATTCAG AATGCCGAAGATAATGATTATGCAGCTGAAGTGGAACCATCGGTAGAGTTTGTAATTACAAATAGAGATATCACGGGGGTGGGTGCTCCTGCTTCTCTGCTAGTCTTTAACAATGAGAAAGGCTTCACCTCCAAGAACACTGAGTCAGTCTGCAGTGTTGGACGATCCACAAAAAAGGGTAAAAGGCAAGGTGGAGACTATATAGGAGAAAAAG GAATTGGGTTTAAGAGCTTGTTCTCAGCAAGCGGACACCCTTATATTTTCAGTAATGGGTATCAAATTCGTTTCAACGAAATCCCTTCTCCGGTCACCAAAATCGGGTACATTGTTCCAGAGTGGGTTGATGATAAACCAAGCCTTCAAGATATTCTCAACGTGTACGGCGGTAGAAGTGTACAAGATCTACCTAATACTGTTATAATTCTGCCTCTACGCCATGAAAAAGTTGAAGCTGTGAAAGAGCAACTCGCTAATGTTCGTCCAGAAATGATATTGTttttgtcaaaaataaagagaTTTTCAATTCGGGAGGAGAATCAGAAGCGGATAAATTTGATTTCTGTGTCGAAAGAGACAGCATTTCAAAGTAATAAAAACGAAGAAAGTGAATCCTTCATTCTGCACCTCTCCGCCCAAGAAAATGAAGAATGCAGTTACTATATGTGGAGGCAACGGTTTCCTGTGAAGAAAGAAAATCGGGTGGAAGGAAGAGATGAGGTTGATAACTGGGTGATCACGCTGGCCTTACCGCAGGATCAACGAGTGACAACGACAAGAAACAAAATCAATGCTGGCATTTATGCCTTTTTTCCCACGGAAATGGTGACTGGATTGCCACTTATCATACAGGCGGACTTCATGCTGGTATCATCAAGAGAGAGCATAAGGTGGGATAATAAGTGGAATCAAGGGATTCTCGAGTGCATTCCCGCCGCattttgttcagcctttgcttttcTTGTGCAAAGCGTAGAATCTGCACCACAATCCTCGAGAAGCTATTGCTATGACAAATACCTTCCAATTCATCCTCTTTCGTATCCTCAGTTAGAAAGCGTTCGGCAAGCTATCCAAATCCGCCTGAAAACAGAAAAAATCATTCTCTGTGAAGGCCAATCGAATACGTACTGCACTCCTTCACGAGCTCGTCGTATACTTCCTGCCTTTAGGGAGATATTGCAAAAATCAGCAAACCATCCGAATGCTCTCTGCTTTAATGGTGTGCTCGTAATTCACCCATGTATGGACATTTTACAGTCCTTTCTTGGAAGTGCC CTCCTCTGTTTTGTAGAGGAACATTGGATGGAAAGTGATTTTTTTTTCAATCTCCTTTCATTTCCGCTGCTCAAGTATCACAATGACAGTTGCCCTCATGCCGTGGATTGGACGAACATATTTCACGTAGTTTCTTCTCAGCATGGAATTTACTTTTCCCAGAGTATGAATGACGCTGAATGGCCGATAAGATGGAACAAAGAGCTAGGGGGTACGACACGTTACAAATTCATCCCAAAGGCAATTCAAACAGCCATTTCGCATCTGAGGGATAATCAGCGAACTAGTCTACTACAATGGCTCAGTCGGAATGCTAAAACCACTGAAATTTCCCTCTCGAGTTTCattgagaaggttattgaagaTGTTTACGTCTCTGAAAGCAAGGAATTCGTTGTGCGTGTGGCCCAATTTCTGCATTTTTCCGCGGCAAACAATTAA